In Gordonia phthalatica, one genomic interval encodes:
- the uvrA gene encoding excinuclease ABC subunit UvrA yields the protein MVDRLIVRGAREHNLRGVDVDLPRDSLIVFTGLSGSGKSSLAFDTIFAEGQRRYVESLSAYARQFLGQMDKPDVDFIEGLSPAVSIDQKSTNRNPRSTVGTITEVYDYLRLLYARAGTAHCPVCGEKISRQTPQQIVDQVLTLDEGVRFQVLAPVVRSRKGEFVDLFADLQVQGFARAMVDGTVYQLADPPKLKKQEKHDIDVVVDRLVVKPSARQRLTDSVETALRLADGIVVLDFVDVDEDDPNRQRRFSEKMACPNSHPIAIDDLEPRSFSFNSPFGACPECDGLGVRKEVDESLVVPDPERTIRDGAIAPWSTGHNADYFLRLIEGLGDQMGFDVDTPWESLPKAARKALLNGSEHQVHVKFRNRYGRTRSYYTEFEGVMAFLSRRAEATESEQMKDRYEGYMRDVPCPACHGARLRPEILSVTLDHPIHGPKSIADVTAMSVADCADYLNGLQLGEREAAIAGRVLKEVQARITFLLDVGLEYLSLARAAGSLSGGEAQRIRLATQIGAGLAGVLYVLDEPSIGLHQRDNRRLIDTLVRLRDLGNTLIVVEHDEDTIRAADWIVDIGPRAGEQGGKVVHSGSYEDLLTSPESITGAYLSGREVLPVPAIRRPIDKKRQITVVGATENNLRGIDVSFPLGVLTAVTGVSGSGKSTLVNDILATVLANKLNGARQVPGHHKRIKGLEELDKLVQVDQSPIGRTPRSNPATYTGVFDKIRTLFAATTEAKVRGYQPGRFSFNVKGGRCEACTGEGTIKIEMNFLPDVYVPCEVCHGARYNRETLEVHYKGKSISEVLDMPIDEAAEFFEPVTSIHRYLKTLVDVGLGYVRLGQPAPTLSGGEAQRVKLAAELQKRSTGRTVYILDEPTTGLHFDDIQKLLQVINGLVDKGNTVIVIEHNLDVIKTADWIIDMGPEGGSGGGTVVAQGTPEHIASVPESHTGTFVKELLPG from the coding sequence GTGGTTGATCGCCTGATCGTCCGCGGCGCGCGCGAGCACAATCTGCGGGGCGTCGACGTCGACCTGCCGCGTGATTCGCTGATCGTGTTCACCGGCCTGTCCGGGTCGGGCAAGTCGTCGCTCGCGTTCGACACCATCTTCGCCGAGGGCCAGCGCCGCTACGTCGAATCGCTGTCGGCGTACGCGCGCCAGTTCCTCGGCCAGATGGACAAGCCCGACGTCGACTTCATCGAAGGTCTCTCGCCCGCGGTGTCGATCGACCAGAAGTCCACCAACCGCAACCCGCGGTCGACGGTCGGCACCATCACCGAGGTCTACGACTACCTGCGACTGCTGTACGCACGCGCGGGCACGGCGCACTGCCCGGTGTGCGGCGAGAAGATCTCCAGGCAGACTCCGCAGCAGATCGTCGACCAGGTGTTGACGCTCGACGAGGGCGTCCGATTCCAGGTCCTGGCGCCCGTCGTCCGGAGCCGGAAGGGCGAGTTCGTCGACCTGTTCGCGGATCTGCAGGTGCAGGGCTTCGCACGCGCCATGGTCGACGGCACCGTGTACCAGCTGGCCGACCCGCCGAAGCTGAAGAAGCAGGAGAAGCACGACATCGACGTGGTCGTCGACCGCCTCGTTGTGAAACCGTCAGCGCGGCAACGCCTCACCGATTCGGTGGAGACGGCGTTGCGGCTGGCCGACGGCATCGTGGTGCTCGATTTCGTCGACGTCGACGAGGACGACCCGAACCGCCAGCGGCGGTTCTCCGAGAAGATGGCGTGCCCCAACTCGCACCCGATCGCGATCGATGATCTGGAACCCCGGTCGTTCTCCTTCAACTCGCCGTTCGGCGCCTGCCCGGAGTGCGACGGCCTCGGCGTCCGCAAGGAGGTCGACGAGAGCCTGGTGGTGCCGGATCCGGAGCGGACCATCCGCGACGGCGCCATCGCACCGTGGTCCACCGGTCACAACGCCGACTACTTCCTCCGGCTGATCGAAGGCCTCGGGGACCAGATGGGCTTCGACGTCGACACCCCGTGGGAGTCGTTGCCGAAGGCGGCGCGCAAGGCGCTCCTCAACGGTTCCGAGCACCAGGTGCACGTCAAGTTCCGCAACCGGTACGGCCGCACCCGCTCGTACTACACGGAGTTCGAGGGCGTCATGGCGTTCCTGTCGCGCCGGGCGGAGGCCACCGAGTCCGAACAGATGAAGGACCGGTACGAGGGCTACATGCGCGACGTCCCGTGCCCCGCGTGCCACGGTGCCCGCCTCCGCCCGGAGATCCTGTCGGTGACCCTCGACCACCCGATTCACGGCCCCAAGTCGATCGCCGACGTGACGGCGATGTCGGTGGCCGACTGCGCGGACTACCTCAACGGACTGCAACTCGGCGAACGCGAGGCCGCGATCGCCGGCCGCGTGCTCAAAGAGGTGCAGGCCCGCATCACCTTCCTGCTCGACGTCGGCTTGGAGTACCTGTCCCTCGCCCGAGCGGCGGGTTCACTGTCCGGTGGTGAGGCGCAGCGCATCCGCCTCGCCACGCAGATCGGCGCCGGCCTGGCGGGCGTCCTCTACGTCCTGGACGAGCCGTCGATCGGACTGCACCAGCGCGACAACCGCAGACTCATCGACACCCTCGTCCGACTGCGCGACCTCGGCAACACGCTGATCGTCGTCGAGCACGACGAGGACACCATCCGTGCCGCGGACTGGATCGTCGACATCGGTCCCCGCGCCGGTGAGCAGGGCGGCAAGGTGGTCCACAGCGGCAGCTACGAGGACCTCCTGACCAGCCCGGAGTCGATCACCGGCGCCTACCTGTCCGGCCGGGAGGTGCTCCCGGTGCCTGCGATCCGCAGGCCGATCGACAAGAAGCGGCAGATCACCGTCGTCGGCGCCACCGAGAACAACCTCCGCGGCATCGACGTGTCGTTCCCGCTCGGTGTGCTCACCGCGGTCACCGGTGTCTCGGGCTCCGGCAAGTCGACGCTCGTCAACGACATCCTCGCGACCGTCCTCGCCAACAAGCTGAACGGCGCCCGACAGGTGCCCGGTCACCACAAGCGGATCAAGGGCCTCGAGGAACTCGACAAACTGGTCCAGGTGGATCAGTCGCCGATCGGTCGCACTCCGCGATCGAACCCCGCCACGTACACCGGCGTCTTCGACAAGATCCGCACCCTGTTCGCCGCCACGACCGAAGCCAAGGTGCGCGGCTATCAACCCGGCCGGTTCTCGTTCAACGTCAAGGGCGGTCGCTGCGAGGCCTGCACGGGTGAGGGCACCATCAAGATCGAGATGAACTTCCTGCCGGACGTCTACGTCCCGTGCGAGGTCTGCCACGGTGCGCGATACAACCGCGAGACGCTGGAAGTCCACTACAAGGGCAAGAGCATCTCCGAGGTCCTCGACATGCCGATCGACGAGGCCGCCGAGTTCTTCGAGCCGGTGACCTCCATCCACCGGTACCTCAAGACCCTGGTCGACGTCGGCCTCGGTTATGTGCGACTGGGTCAGCCCGCGCCGACACTGTCGGGCGGCGAAGCGCAGCGCGTGAAGCTGGCGGCGGAACTGCAGAAGCGATCCACCGGACGCACGGTCTACATCCTCGACGAGCCGACCACCGGTCTGCACTTCGACGACATCCAGAAGCTCCTGCAGGTGATCAACGGGCTCGTCGACAAGGGCAACACCGTCATCGTGATCGAGCACAACCTCGACGTCATCAAAACGGCCGACTGGATCATCGACATGGGACCCGAGGGCGGCAGCGGCGGCGGCACCGTCGTCGCGCAGGGGACTCCGGAACACATCGCCTCGGTCCCCGAGAGTCACACGGGCACGTTCGTGAAGGAACTGCTGCCGGGCTGA
- a CDS encoding MBL fold metallo-hydrolase encodes MSIQVELTDDYTGDVSPDPERHGAHAQRRVLDNATVVKISVGPMDNNVYVITDLATQKSLLIDAANDPETILALLDNLPGTVTQILTSHGHFDHWQGLEEVHRVLQVPTVVGAADADELPLDPDRTLVGGETIEVGDLSLEVIAIPGHTAGSVTLVLTENSGRVHLFTGDTLFPGGVGKTWQPGDFEILLDGVITKLFDRFGDDTAVYPGHGKDTDLGTERPHLDEWRERGW; translated from the coding sequence ATGAGCATCCAGGTAGAGCTGACCGACGACTACACCGGCGACGTCTCCCCCGACCCCGAGCGCCACGGGGCCCACGCCCAACGACGCGTGCTCGACAACGCCACCGTCGTCAAGATCTCGGTGGGACCGATGGACAACAACGTCTACGTGATCACCGATCTCGCGACGCAGAAGAGCCTGCTCATCGATGCCGCCAACGACCCCGAGACCATCTTGGCACTGCTCGACAACCTGCCGGGAACCGTGACGCAGATCCTCACCAGCCACGGCCACTTCGACCACTGGCAGGGCCTGGAGGAGGTGCACCGCGTGCTGCAGGTCCCCACCGTGGTCGGTGCGGCCGACGCCGATGAACTCCCGCTCGACCCGGATCGCACACTGGTCGGCGGCGAGACCATCGAGGTCGGCGACCTCTCACTCGAGGTCATCGCCATCCCGGGTCACACGGCCGGGTCGGTGACCCTGGTCCTCACGGAGAATTCGGGGCGCGTGCACCTGTTCACGGGCGACACCCTGTTCCCCGGCGGCGTCGGCAAGACGTGGCAGCCCGGAGACTTCGAGATCCTGCTCGACGGCGTGATCACCAAGCTCTTCGACCGCTTCGGCGACGACACCGCCGTCTACCCCGGCCACGGAAAGGACACCGACCTCGGCACCGAGCGGCCGCATCTCGACGAGTGGCGCGAGCGCGGCTGGTGA
- a CDS encoding DoxX family protein has protein sequence MILRKIARPLLGTAFIASGIDAVRSPSGPASVAEPLLQSTEVEPQTVIQAAGVVQIGAGIALATGRAPRLASAVLVGTLVPTTLFASDFWNESDPARRSIKQSAFVKNIGLLGGALIASADTEGKPSLGWRGRRRLEQADEAINTFRTRHEGDAASKWDEWSGKASTAVSDIAAQVPVDDITRTVTNLADGARSRIADAAHAAPGVVEDVRHRAEQAAQGIADNAPEVAAEARTLAAAAGEKTARRVRRWRRELVG, from the coding sequence ATGATTCTTCGAAAGATCGCCCGTCCGCTCCTCGGTACCGCCTTCATCGCATCGGGAATCGATGCGGTGCGGTCACCCTCCGGTCCTGCGAGCGTGGCGGAACCGTTGCTGCAGTCGACAGAGGTAGAACCCCAGACCGTCATCCAGGCCGCTGGCGTCGTCCAAATCGGCGCAGGCATCGCCCTCGCCACGGGCCGAGCACCACGCCTGGCATCGGCAGTCCTCGTCGGAACGCTCGTTCCGACGACCCTCTTCGCGAGCGACTTCTGGAACGAGTCGGACCCGGCGCGCAGAAGCATCAAGCAGTCGGCGTTCGTCAAGAACATCGGTCTCCTCGGCGGCGCGCTCATCGCGTCGGCGGACACCGAGGGCAAGCCGTCCCTCGGCTGGCGGGGTCGTCGTCGTCTGGAACAGGCCGACGAGGCCATCAACACCTTCCGAACTCGCCACGAGGGCGACGCCGCAAGCAAGTGGGACGAATGGTCCGGCAAGGCCTCGACCGCCGTCTCAGACATCGCGGCGCAGGTACCGGTCGACGACATCACGAGAACGGTCACCAATCTCGCAGACGGAGCCCGCTCCCGCATCGCGGATGCCGCCCACGCAGCTCCCGGTGTCGTGGAGGACGTCCGTCACCGAGCCGAGCAGGCCGCGCAGGGCATCGCCGACAACGCACCGGAGGTGGCCGCGGAGGCGCGCACACTCGCTGCTGCGGCAGGCGAGAAGACCGCTCGACGTGTTCGCCGCTGGCGACGCGAGTTGGTCGGCTGA
- a CDS encoding HelD family protein: MRANTRRRLGETLRESAGTPQALSERESYEKMYNEDLAKFDAAEHNLYFGRLDLTDEALAAEPVDDRGDATEQVRRIGRIGILNDDDRDTTLLLDWRAPLSRPFYLATPAAPEGIDRRRHVRTRSRAVRSVSDEYLQSGQIDGDRADVNVVNESALVDALNAARTGEMTDIVETIQREQDEIIRTTHRGVMVVQGGPGTGKTAVALHRAAYLLYTYRDLLSRSGVLIIGPNDDFLRYIGQVLPSLGETGVLLSTIGDLFPDVHAAGVDTRAAASLKGDQRMLAVLKAAVRGRQSLPGRGGITVPFDGYELMIDNDVIGAARSAARSTRRAHNLAQRTFIRVALDELAAQHARRIGSSALDGSPLLTSADLDDIRQELELDDAVVTTVTSMWPQLTPQGVLRDLYADPAYLRRSTRGWTDEERAALHRQASPAAADADLSPADVPLLDELAELIGYRTDEADRIERARWRQRLSEAQDALDILTGSAPQDLEDDLDPEILMAYDLIDAEQLAQRQEHTQYRTTAERAYTDRTWTFGHVIVDEAQELSSMAWRMVMRRIPNRWMTVIGDTAQTGDAAGSTSWSDVFTPYVANRWRLSELTVNYRTPSEITVYANRLLERISPEQQAPTSLRSNGIEPYAIRAADGDGARAAAALVSEADWSGLTTIITADAAVADARAAVAAVDPTIQVHAITASKGLEFDNVVVLEPADLVDGSPRGLSDLYVAVTRATQRVVVVHEKDLPEDLRDMARVGKQVTR, translated from the coding sequence ATGCGCGCCAACACTCGTCGCCGCCTCGGCGAAACGCTCCGCGAGTCGGCGGGCACGCCGCAGGCACTGTCCGAGCGCGAGTCATACGAGAAGATGTACAACGAGGATCTCGCGAAATTCGACGCCGCCGAACACAACCTCTACTTCGGTCGCCTCGACCTGACCGACGAGGCGCTCGCCGCCGAACCTGTCGACGACCGCGGTGACGCCACCGAGCAGGTCCGCCGAATCGGTCGCATCGGGATCTTGAACGACGACGACCGCGACACCACCCTGCTGCTGGACTGGCGCGCACCGCTGTCCCGTCCCTTCTACCTCGCGACGCCGGCCGCCCCCGAGGGCATCGATCGCCGCCGCCACGTGCGGACGCGATCGCGTGCCGTGCGCAGCGTGTCGGACGAGTACCTGCAGTCCGGTCAGATCGACGGCGACCGTGCCGACGTGAACGTCGTCAACGAGTCGGCGCTGGTCGACGCGCTCAACGCGGCCCGCACCGGCGAGATGACGGACATCGTCGAGACCATTCAGCGCGAGCAGGACGAGATCATCCGGACCACGCACCGCGGGGTGATGGTGGTCCAGGGCGGTCCGGGCACCGGGAAGACGGCTGTCGCCCTCCACCGCGCCGCGTACCTGCTGTACACCTACCGCGATCTGCTGTCGCGGAGCGGCGTGCTGATCATCGGCCCCAACGACGACTTCTTGCGCTACATCGGGCAAGTGCTGCCGTCGCTCGGCGAGACGGGCGTGCTGCTGTCGACGATCGGCGACCTGTTCCCCGACGTGCACGCCGCAGGCGTCGACACGCGAGCCGCGGCATCGTTGAAGGGCGATCAGCGGATGCTCGCCGTCTTGAAGGCCGCGGTCCGCGGCCGCCAGTCGCTCCCCGGACGTGGCGGCATCACGGTGCCGTTCGACGGCTACGAGTTGATGATCGACAACGACGTCATCGGCGCGGCCCGGTCCGCCGCACGATCCACTCGCCGGGCACACAATCTGGCGCAGCGGACGTTCATCCGAGTCGCCCTCGACGAACTCGCCGCTCAGCACGCGCGTCGCATCGGATCCAGTGCACTGGACGGTTCGCCGCTGCTCACCAGCGCCGACCTCGATGACATCCGCCAGGAGCTGGAACTCGACGACGCCGTCGTCACCACGGTCACGAGCATGTGGCCGCAGTTGACGCCGCAGGGGGTGCTGCGCGACCTGTACGCCGACCCGGCGTACCTCCGCCGGTCGACCCGCGGCTGGACCGACGAGGAGCGCGCCGCCCTGCACCGGCAGGCGTCCCCGGCCGCCGCCGACGCCGATCTCTCGCCCGCAGACGTCCCCCTGCTCGACGAACTCGCGGAACTGATCGGCTACCGGACCGACGAGGCCGACCGGATCGAGCGCGCCCGGTGGCGCCAGCGACTGTCGGAGGCGCAGGACGCCCTCGACATCCTGACCGGTTCGGCACCGCAGGACCTCGAAGACGACCTGGATCCGGAGATCCTGATGGCGTACGACCTGATCGACGCCGAGCAGCTCGCTCAACGCCAGGAGCACACGCAGTACCGGACGACCGCTGAACGCGCCTACACGGACCGGACCTGGACGTTCGGGCACGTGATCGTCGACGAGGCGCAGGAACTCTCGTCGATGGCGTGGCGGATGGTGATGCGCCGCATCCCGAATCGCTGGATGACGGTCATCGGCGACACCGCGCAGACCGGCGACGCGGCGGGCAGCACCTCGTGGTCGGACGTCTTCACGCCCTACGTCGCGAATCGCTGGCGGCTGTCCGAACTGACCGTCAACTACCGCACGCCGTCGGAGATCACCGTCTACGCGAACCGCCTGCTGGAACGGATCAGTCCGGAGCAGCAGGCACCGACGTCGTTGCGCAGCAACGGGATAGAGCCGTACGCCATTCGCGCGGCCGACGGTGACGGCGCGCGCGCCGCCGCCGCACTGGTCTCGGAGGCGGACTGGTCAGGACTGACCACGATCATCACCGCCGATGCGGCGGTCGCCGACGCCCGAGCGGCGGTGGCCGCCGTCGACCCGACGATCCAGGTCCACGCGATCACCGCGTCGAAGGGGCTGGAGTTCGACAACGTGGTGGTGCTGGAACCGGCGGACCTGGTCGACGGGTCGCCCCGCGGACTGTCGGACCTGTACGTGGCGGTGACCCGTGCGACTCAGCGCGTGGTCGTGGTGCACGAGAAGGATCTGCCAGAAGACTTGCGGGACATGGCCCGCGTAGGCAAGCAAGTAACGCGCTGA
- a CDS encoding universal stress protein — MSAYTTVVVGTDGSESSMKAVERAGAIIGDGTVVIACAYFPNDGKAASAASDSLRDEAYQVMGSSPTEEILRTAKERATKVGATKVVQRAVQGAPVDALLQLVVDVQADLLVVGNKGLNSIAGRLLGSVPADVARKAACDVLIVHTT, encoded by the coding sequence ATGAGTGCTTACACCACCGTCGTGGTCGGTACGGACGGCTCCGAGTCGTCGATGAAGGCCGTGGAGCGCGCGGGCGCGATCATCGGTGACGGCACCGTCGTCATCGCGTGCGCGTACTTCCCGAACGACGGCAAGGCCGCGAGCGCAGCGTCCGACAGCCTGCGCGACGAGGCGTACCAGGTGATGGGCTCCTCGCCGACCGAGGAGATCCTCCGCACCGCCAAGGAGCGTGCCACCAAGGTCGGCGCCACCAAGGTCGTGCAGCGCGCAGTCCAGGGCGCCCCGGTCGACGCGCTGCTGCAGCTCGTCGTCGACGTCCAGGCCGACCTCCTGGTCGTCGGTAACAAGGGTCTGAACTCGATCGCCGGCCGCCTCCTCGGCTCGGTCCCCGCAGACGTCGCCCGCAAGGCCGCCTGCGACGTGCTGATCGTTCACACCACGTAG
- the uvrB gene encoding excinuclease ABC subunit UvrB codes for MAFPAEKPVIAHSEFRPIGDVERTDAKFEVVSEYEPAGDQPTAITDLENRLNAGERDIVLLGATGTGKSATTAWLIEKVQRPTLVMAPNKTLAAQLANELREMLPHNAVEYFVSYYDYYQPEAYIAQTDTYIEKDSSINDDVERLRHSATSSLLSRRDVVVVASVSCIYGLGTPQSYLDRSVELSVGENIDRDALLRLLVDVQYTRNDMSFTRGGFRVRGDTVEIIPSYEELAIRIEFFGDEVEALYYLHPLTGDVVRQVDTLRIFPATHYVAGPERMAMAMASIEKELEDRLADLEAKGKLLEAQRLRMRTTYDLEMMRQVGFCSGIENYSRHIDGREAGSAPATLLDYFPDDFLLVIDESHVTVPQIGAMYEGDMSRKRNLVEYGFRLPSAVDNRPLTWDEFVDRVGQTVYLSATPGAYELGQSGGEFVEQVIRPTGLLDPKIVVKPTKGQIDDLVHEVRERTERDERVLVTTLTKKMSEDLTDYLLELGIRVRYLHSEVDTLRRVELLRQLRSGEYDVLVGINLLREGLDLPEVSLVAILDADKEGFLRSTTSLIQTIGRAARNVSGEVHMYADRITDSMANAIEETDRRRAKQIAYNEKMGVDPQPLRKKIADILDQVYAEAEDAVEIGGSGRNASRGRRAQGEVSKVASSGVIENRDTAGMPRAELADLVQQLTDQMMNAARDLQFELAARLRDEIADLKKELRGMDAAGIK; via the coding sequence ATGGCATTTCCAGCGGAGAAACCGGTGATCGCGCACTCGGAGTTCCGTCCGATCGGCGACGTCGAGCGCACCGACGCGAAGTTCGAGGTCGTCAGCGAATACGAACCCGCGGGCGACCAGCCGACGGCGATCACCGACCTCGAGAACCGCCTGAACGCGGGGGAACGCGACATCGTGCTGCTGGGCGCCACCGGCACAGGCAAGTCGGCCACCACGGCCTGGCTGATCGAAAAGGTGCAGCGCCCCACCCTGGTGATGGCGCCGAACAAGACGTTGGCCGCGCAGCTCGCCAACGAGTTGCGGGAGATGCTGCCGCACAACGCCGTCGAGTACTTCGTCTCGTACTACGACTACTACCAGCCCGAGGCGTACATCGCGCAGACCGACACCTACATCGAGAAGGACAGCTCGATCAACGACGACGTGGAGCGGCTCCGGCACTCGGCGACGTCGAGCCTGCTGTCGCGCCGCGACGTGGTGGTGGTCGCATCGGTGTCGTGCATCTACGGTCTGGGCACGCCGCAGTCGTACCTGGATCGTTCGGTGGAGCTGTCGGTCGGCGAGAACATCGATCGCGACGCGTTGCTGCGCCTGCTGGTCGACGTCCAGTACACGCGCAACGACATGTCGTTCACGCGCGGCGGCTTCCGCGTCCGCGGCGACACGGTCGAGATCATTCCGTCGTACGAGGAGCTCGCGATCCGCATCGAGTTCTTCGGCGACGAGGTGGAGGCGCTGTACTACCTCCACCCGTTGACCGGCGACGTGGTCCGCCAAGTCGACACGCTCCGCATCTTCCCGGCCACGCACTACGTGGCCGGCCCCGAACGCATGGCGATGGCGATGGCGAGCATCGAGAAGGAACTCGAGGATCGGCTCGCCGACCTCGAGGCCAAGGGCAAGCTCCTCGAGGCGCAGCGACTTCGGATGCGCACCACCTACGACCTCGAGATGATGCGCCAGGTCGGATTCTGCTCGGGCATCGAGAACTACTCGCGGCACATCGACGGCCGCGAAGCCGGATCGGCGCCCGCCACGCTGCTCGACTACTTCCCGGACGACTTCCTGCTCGTCATCGACGAATCCCATGTCACCGTCCCGCAGATCGGCGCGATGTACGAGGGCGACATGTCGCGCAAGCGCAACCTCGTCGAATACGGCTTCCGACTGCCGTCCGCGGTCGACAACCGGCCACTCACCTGGGACGAGTTCGTCGACCGCGTCGGCCAGACCGTGTACCTGTCCGCCACGCCCGGCGCCTACGAGCTCGGGCAGTCCGGCGGCGAGTTCGTCGAACAGGTCATCCGCCCCACCGGCCTGCTGGATCCCAAGATCGTCGTCAAGCCGACCAAGGGACAGATCGACGACCTGGTCCACGAGGTGCGCGAGCGCACCGAGCGCGACGAACGCGTGCTGGTCACCACGCTCACCAAGAAGATGTCCGAGGACCTCACCGACTACCTCCTGGAACTCGGCATCCGCGTGCGTTACCTGCACTCCGAGGTCGACACCCTTCGCCGCGTCGAGTTGCTGCGGCAACTCCGATCCGGCGAGTACGACGTCCTCGTCGGCATCAACCTGCTGCGCGAGGGTCTGGACCTTCCCGAGGTGTCGCTGGTCGCGATCCTCGACGCGGACAAGGAGGGCTTCCTGCGCAGCACCACGTCGCTGATCCAGACCATCGGCCGTGCCGCGCGCAACGTGTCCGGTGAAGTGCACATGTACGCGGACCGGATCACCGACTCGATGGCCAATGCGATCGAGGAGACGGATCGCCGTCGCGCCAAGCAGATCGCCTACAACGAGAAGATGGGCGTCGATCCGCAACCGCTGCGGAAGAAGATCGCCGACATTCTCGACCAGGTGTACGCCGAAGCCGAGGACGCCGTCGAGATCGGCGGGTCCGGGCGCAATGCCAGCCGCGGCCGTCGTGCACAGGGAGAAGTGTCGAAGGTCGCATCGTCCGGGGTCATCGAGAACCGGGACACAGCGGGCATGCCGCGCGCCGAACTCGCTGATCTGGTGCAACAATTGACTGATCAGATGATGAATGCAGCACGAGATCTGCAGTTCGAGCTCGCCGCCCGATTGCGCGACGAGATCGCCGATTTGAAGAAAGAACTGCGGGGAATGGACGCGGCGGGTATCAAGTAA
- a CDS encoding VOC family protein yields MPTQPVPPVTAITLGVRDVTVARQFYVDGLGFREISSVPGEITFVQAGHGLMLALWNAASMPSEYGDVGHGELAPPISLGHNVSDADTVRQMYEAALAAGATSINPPTQQSWGGTSACVADPDGFRWDFVHNPGFSVDSDGTVLSV; encoded by the coding sequence ATGCCCACCCAGCCCGTACCGCCGGTCACCGCGATCACCCTCGGTGTCCGCGACGTGACGGTGGCGCGCCAGTTCTACGTCGACGGCCTCGGCTTCCGCGAGATCAGTTCGGTCCCCGGCGAGATCACCTTCGTCCAGGCCGGGCACGGTCTGATGCTGGCGCTGTGGAACGCGGCGTCGATGCCGAGCGAATACGGCGACGTGGGCCACGGCGAACTGGCCCCGCCGATCTCGCTGGGACACAATGTGTCCGATGCCGACACCGTTCGGCAGATGTACGAGGCCGCGCTCGCCGCCGGTGCGACGTCGATCAATCCCCCGACACAGCAGTCGTGGGGCGGGACCAGTGCCTGCGTGGCCGACCCCGACGGCTTCCGCTGGGACTTCGTCCACAACCCCGGCTTCAGCGTCGACTCCGACGGCACCGTTCTCAGCGTCTGA
- a CDS encoding Rieske (2Fe-2S) protein — MTSRTPSPDSSPSKDAAASSLSRRRFVAGAGAVAGAAVLGTTLSACAGGGTPQATVSVPPNAPKGTLALTKDVPVGGGVITDGVVLTQLTEGTIEAFTAKCTHAGCTLSGISREAIICPCHGSRFHLDGTVEKGPAETPLEKVAIRVEGTNIIRA; from the coding sequence ATGACCTCTCGTACCCCGTCGCCCGACTCCTCGCCCTCGAAGGACGCAGCGGCATCGTCGCTCTCCCGCCGCCGGTTCGTCGCCGGTGCCGGAGCCGTCGCAGGCGCCGCCGTCCTCGGCACCACGCTCAGCGCGTGCGCGGGCGGCGGCACACCGCAGGCCACCGTGAGCGTTCCGCCGAACGCCCCGAAGGGCACCCTCGCTCTGACGAAGGACGTGCCCGTCGGCGGCGGCGTCATCACCGACGGCGTCGTGCTGACCCAGCTGACCGAGGGAACCATCGAGGCGTTCACCGCGAAGTGCACGCACGCCGGATGCACCCTGTCCGGCATCTCCCGCGAAGCGATCATCTGCCCGTGCCACGGCAGTCGATTCCATCTCGACGGCACCGTCGAGAAGGGCCCCGCCGAGACGCCGCTGGAGAAGGTCGCGATCCGCGTCGAGGGCACGAACATCATCCGCGCCTGA